From a single Salinirussus salinus genomic region:
- a CDS encoding conditioned medium-induced protein 4: MDDPDDREDAGDQPPGGAGSAAEDRGEPGETERLREVFVEATGTETATTEQRADRGSLLEDGDAEGVVGVVAGMRAALGFDTDLDDGALATVVERFYAGDDDAAIAAELDVPEAAVFRARTDLHLLREDDADPELLAAVAAGREVDADPGALERAERVARAQERVRRTSERFRTAFEERLTDADLEGRVVGDARADGLREAAEDIDPELDLDF; encoded by the coding sequence ATGGACGACCCCGACGACCGCGAGGACGCCGGTGACCAGCCGCCCGGCGGCGCGGGCAGTGCGGCCGAAGACCGGGGCGAACCGGGTGAGACCGAGCGGCTCCGGGAGGTGTTCGTCGAGGCCACCGGAACGGAGACGGCCACCACGGAGCAACGCGCCGACCGCGGGTCACTGCTGGAAGACGGGGACGCGGAAGGGGTCGTCGGCGTCGTCGCCGGGATGCGTGCCGCTCTCGGGTTCGACACCGACCTCGACGACGGGGCGCTCGCGACGGTCGTCGAGCGGTTCTACGCCGGCGACGACGACGCCGCCATCGCCGCCGAACTGGACGTCCCGGAGGCGGCGGTGTTCCGCGCCCGGACGGACCTGCACCTCCTGCGCGAGGACGACGCCGACCCGGAACTGCTGGCGGCGGTCGCCGCGGGCCGGGAGGTCGATGCCGACCCCGGGGCCCTCGAGCGGGCCGAGCGGGTCGCCCGGGCCCAGGAGCGAGTCCGCCGGACCAGCGAGCGGTTCCGGACTGCCTTCGAGGAGCGGCTGACCGACGCCGACCTGGAAGGGCGGGTCGTCGGCGACGCCCGCGCCGACGGCCTCCGGGAGGCCGCCGAGGACATCGACCCCGAACTCGACCTCGATTTTTAA
- a CDS encoding PH domain-containing protein, which produces MSGQQGQQGQQVQHGHPEGRDVNVDALLPNEQVIVDERPAWTNWTLQLFLAGLVILLGLASSAGAEAGTPAVLGIFIGLLIVGYVWYKRRRIRYLVTDYRILVVTGITTQATNEAWLEDIKGMQTGASFFERVLGHGHITVSHDILPRKSALPGLGLLLPFAQPHTGLELGGVKDYQKIANLIRKRQAQRKG; this is translated from the coding sequence ATGTCAGGGCAGCAGGGGCAGCAGGGGCAGCAAGTACAGCACGGGCATCCGGAGGGGCGCGACGTGAACGTCGACGCCCTGCTCCCGAACGAACAGGTGATAGTCGACGAGCGGCCGGCCTGGACCAACTGGACGCTACAGCTGTTTCTCGCGGGGCTTGTCATACTGCTTGGGCTCGCTTCGAGTGCCGGCGCCGAGGCGGGGACCCCCGCCGTACTCGGCATCTTCATCGGCCTGCTCATCGTCGGGTACGTCTGGTACAAGCGCCGCCGGATCCGGTATCTCGTCACCGACTACCGGATCCTCGTGGTGACCGGCATCACGACGCAGGCGACAAACGAGGCGTGGCTGGAGGACATCAAGGGGATGCAGACCGGCGCCTCCTTCTTCGAGCGGGTGCTCGGCCACGGCCACATTACCGTCTCCCACGACATCCTTCCGCGCAAGAGTGCGCTGCCGGGGCTGGGACTTCTGCTTCCGTTCGCCCAGCCACACACGGGGCTCGAACTGGGGGGCGTGAAGGACTACCAGAAGATCGCGAACCTCATCCGGAAACGGCAGGCGCAGCGGAAAGGGTGA
- a CDS encoding zinc-ribbon domain-containing protein yields MAQCHNCGAQVAQGAAACPECGAQFANNQGHRHQQQPQGQPAGRPDGGGVGAAQPAAGAQQYSQTAPAKSKVVTGIFIFYGILGILAGIAFVALADALTAVPGDLAGLGLAGALIFFVLGGIDIALGYGIWNAEEWGWYGGVIISVLSVVWWIITLANEFSFLSLVLLLASVYCVAALALDRTHFGIDF; encoded by the coding sequence ATGGCACAGTGTCACAACTGCGGGGCACAGGTAGCACAGGGCGCCGCAGCGTGTCCGGAATGCGGGGCACAGTTCGCGAACAACCAGGGCCACCGGCACCAACAGCAGCCACAGGGTCAGCCGGCGGGACGGCCCGACGGCGGCGGTGTCGGCGCGGCGCAGCCTGCCGCGGGTGCACAGCAGTACTCACAGACCGCGCCCGCGAAGTCGAAGGTCGTCACGGGCATTTTCATCTTCTACGGCATCCTGGGGATCCTCGCCGGGATCGCGTTCGTCGCGCTGGCGGACGCGCTCACGGCAGTGCCCGGTGACCTCGCCGGCCTGGGTCTCGCTGGCGCGCTGATCTTCTTCGTTCTGGGTGGCATCGACATCGCACTCGGCTACGGCATCTGGAACGCCGAGGAGTGGGGCTGGTACGGCGGAGTGATCATCTCCGTTCTCTCCGTTGTCTGGTGGATCATCACCCTCGCCAACGAGTTCAGCTTCCTGAGCCTGGTTCTCCTGTTGGCCTCGGTGTACTGTGTCGCCGCACTGGCGCTCGACCGGACCCACTTCGGCATCGACTTCTGA
- the hemB gene encoding porphobilinogen synthase produces MNLTDRPRRLRSDGVSPLVRETRLDPQDLIAPVFVDATADQRRPIESMPGHERVPVDEAVERVREVRETGVGAVLVFGVPDSKDGRGSRAWAEDGVVQRAVRAVKAETDAYVITDVCLCEYTSHGHCGVLEEGARDDPHMTVANDDTLELIARTARSHADAGADMVAPSGMMDGMVAAIREELDGAGHESVPVMSYAAKYESAFYGPFRDAADGAPAFGDRRHYQMDPANAREASREVALDAEQGADVLMVKPALPYLDVVRQVREKFDHPVAAYNVSGEYAMLQAAAEKGWLDLEAVAHESLLSIKRAGADLIVTYFAEEIAREL; encoded by the coding sequence ATGAACCTCACCGACCGTCCCCGTCGTCTGCGTTCGGACGGTGTCAGCCCGCTCGTTCGGGAGACGCGCCTCGACCCACAGGACCTCATCGCGCCCGTCTTCGTCGACGCCACCGCCGACCAGCGCCGGCCGATCGAGTCGATGCCCGGCCACGAGCGCGTCCCCGTCGACGAGGCGGTCGAGCGGGTCCGGGAGGTCCGCGAGACCGGCGTCGGCGCGGTGCTGGTCTTCGGTGTCCCCGACTCCAAGGACGGGCGGGGCTCGCGGGCGTGGGCCGAGGACGGCGTCGTCCAGCGGGCGGTCCGCGCCGTGAAAGCCGAGACCGACGCCTACGTCATCACGGACGTCTGCCTCTGTGAGTACACCAGCCACGGCCACTGCGGCGTGCTGGAGGAGGGGGCCCGCGATGACCCCCACATGACCGTCGCCAACGACGACACCCTCGAGCTGATCGCGCGCACTGCCCGCTCGCACGCCGACGCGGGCGCGGACATGGTCGCGCCCTCGGGGATGATGGACGGGATGGTCGCCGCCATCCGCGAGGAACTGGACGGGGCCGGCCACGAGTCCGTCCCCGTCATGAGCTACGCCGCCAAGTACGAGTCCGCGTTCTACGGCCCCTTCCGGGACGCCGCCGACGGCGCGCCCGCGTTCGGCGACCGCCGGCACTACCAGATGGACCCCGCCAACGCCCGCGAGGCCAGCCGGGAAGTGGCGCTCGACGCCGAACAGGGGGCGGACGTGCTGATGGTCAAGCCCGCCCTCCCGTACCTGGACGTCGTCCGGCAGGTCCGCGAGAAGTTCGACCACCCCGTGGCCGCTTATAATGTCTCCGGGGAGTACGCGATGCTCCAGGCCGCCGCCGAGAAGGGGTGGCTCGACCTCGAAGCGGTGGCTCACGAGTCGCTTCTGTCGATCAAGCGGGCCGGCGCGGACCTCATCGTGACCTACTTCGCCGAGGAGATCGCCCGCGAACTGTAG